The following are encoded together in the Onychostoma macrolepis isolate SWU-2019 chromosome 03, ASM1243209v1, whole genome shotgun sequence genome:
- the LOC131537453 gene encoding uncharacterized protein LOC131537453: protein MRNPLTIGDLVDAIELAEAAQRREAGERAPPIPRRVHQERRAPEGTYRPVGRPAAPEPQDEPMPTEPPTAPHQAWLAGCFVHHEPPLAAPKIHVEVNGRTFRALLDSGSAVSLIQSTVVSPRSGSKAVLPITCVHGDTRQVPARRVNITAASGSWPVEVGLVKDLPVPVLLGRNWPGFDRLLADATQPASPAGSRRTRRFSRRPRRSAALLASDSPRDGESPSQTTNLFYDIFQQVKGGGTFAKEQLGDERLKHCWAQVRVTEGKEVQPPPHPVPHFIVENGLLYCVAPRRGEEKQLLVVPRTKTETVIELAHSHPMASHLGAHNTIQRIRDRFHWPGLDAEVRRFCRACPTCQPTSPSTPPPSPLIPLPIIEVPFERIGMDLVGPLPKSARGHEHILVIVDYATRYPEAIPLRKATSKAIAQELFLLCSRVGIPAEILTDQGTPFMSRTMADLCRLLQVKQLRTSVYHPQTDGLVERFNQTLKRMLRRVAAEDKRDWDRMLPYVLFGIREVPQASTGFTPFELLFGRQLDVAKEAWEQQPAAHRSMIEHIREMRERIDRVMPMVREHLTKAQQAQQRHYDRAAKPREFQPGDLVLVLVPTAACKFLAKWQGPFTVTEKVGPVTYRVRQPGKRKEEQLYHVNLLKRWVGTRTQLAALATTTPVVVDVNPHLSAAQKTELQHLVGQFSDVFSPLPGRTHVLQHDIRTPPGTIVRQRPYRVPEARRHAIEEEVQEMLKLGVIEPSRSPWSSPIVMVPKQDGTLRFCNDFRRLNEVSEFDGYPMPRVDELLDRLGRARYISTLDLTKGYWQVPLSDDAKPKTAFSTPSGHWQYRVLPFGLHGAPATFQRLMDILLRPHQPYAAAYLDDVIVHSETWEDHLERLRRVLMELRRAGLTANPRKCHLALDEAKYLGYQVGRGLIKPQEKKVAILSAPRPTSKTQVRAFLGLAGYYRCFIPNFSFLAAPLTDLTRKGQPEKVAWGHTEEEAFKKVKEALTAAPVLRAPDFNCPFLLQTDASDTGLGAVLSQVQDGEEHPVIYISRKLTPTEQRYAAVEKEALAVKWAVLELRYYLLGRKFTLFTDHAPLQWMAWAKETNARVTRWFLALQDFHFTVQHRAGTANANADGLSRIWSAFADSSV from the exons ATGCGGAACCCGCTCACCATAGGAGATCTGGTTGATGCCATCGAGTTGGCGGAGGCGGCCCAGCGTCGGGAGGCTGGGGAGCGAGCGCCACCGATTCCCCGGAGGGTGCACCAGGAGCGACGCGCGCCGGAGGGTACCTATCGGCCAGTAGGCAGGCCGGCGGCTCCCGAGCCCCAGGACGAGCCGATGCCCACGGAGCCGCCCACCGCACCACATCAGGCATGGCTGGCAGGTTGCTTCGTCCACCATGAGCCCCCACTGGCGGCCCCGAAGATCCACGTCGAGGTCAACGGCCGGACCTTCCGGGCTCTGCTGGACTCGGGCAGTGCGGTCAGTCTTATACAGTCGACGGTGGTATCCCCGCGGTCAGGATCCAAGGCCGTGCTCCCCATCACCTGCGTGCATGGCGATACGCGCCAGGTCCCCGCACGACGTGTCAACATCACCGCTGCCTCTGGCTCCTGGCCCGTCGAAGTGGGCTTAGTGAAGGACCTTCCCGTCCCGGTCCTCCTAGGACGGAATTGGCCAGGATTCGACCGCCTGCTCGCCGACGCCACCCAACCTGCCAGCCCGGCCGGGAGCCGCCGCACTCGGAGATTCAGCCGTCGTCCCCGCCGGAGCGCCGCCCTGCTGGCCTCGGACAGCCCCCGAGATGGTGAGTCCCCCTCTCAAACCACTAACCTCTTTTATGACATCTTTCAACAGGTTAAGGGAGGTGGGACCTTTGCGAAGGAACAGCTCGGGGACGAGCGGCTGAAGCATTGCTGGGCGCAAGTGAGGGTGACCGAAGGAAAGGAAGTGCAACCACCGCCCCACCCGGTCCCCCACTTCATTGTGGAAAACGGCCTGCTCTACTGTGTCGCACCGCGAAGGGGGGAGGAGAAACAATTGCTGGTAGTGCCGCGGACCAAGACGGAGACAGTGATAGAGCTCGCCCACTCCCATCCCATGGCCAGTCACCTAGGGGCCCACAACACCATCCAACGAATTCGGGATCGGTTCCACTGGCCCGGACTAGATGCGGAGGTGAGGCGCTTCTGCCGCGCCTGCCCCACGTGCCAGCCGACCTCGCCCAGCACTCCTCCCCCCAGCCCGCTGATTCCCCTGCCCATCATAGAGGTACCCTTCGAGCGAATTGGCATGGATCTCGTGGGGCCGTTGCCGAAGTCCGCCCGGGGCCATGAACACATCCTGGTCATCGTGGATTATGCCACTCGCTACCCCGAAGCCATTCCCCTCCGGAAAGCAACATCGAAGGCGATCGCCCAGGAACTCTTCCTGTTGTGTAGTCGAGTTGGCATCCCCGCGGAGATATTGACCGACCAAGGCACCCCGTTTATGTCCCGGACCATGGCCGACCTCTGTCGGCTCCTGCAGGTTAAACAGCTCCGCACCTCAGTCTACCACCCGCAGACCGATGGGCTGGTTGAAAGATTCAACCAAACCTTGAAGCGGATGCTCCGTCGGGTGGCCGCGGAGGATAAACGGGATTGGGACCGAATGCTCCCGTACGTCCTTTTTGGAATTAGAGAGGTGCCCCAAGCGTCGACCGGTTTCACCCCATTCGAACTCCTGTTCGGACGTCAACTCGATGTCGCCAAGGAAGCCTGGGAGCAACAACCGGCCGCCCATCGGTCCATGATCGAGCACATCCGTGAGATGAGGGAACGGATCGACAGGGTCATGCCGATGGTCCGGGAGCACCTCACCAAGGCTCAGCAGGCCCAACAACGGCACTATGACCGGGCAGCCAAACCGCGGGAGTTTCAGCCCGGAGACCTCGTCCTGGTCCTGGTCCCGACCGCGGCCTGCAAATTTCTAGCCAAGTGGCAGGGGCCATTCACGGTGACGGAAAAGGTGGGACCCGTCACCTATCGCGTACGCCAACCCGGGAAACGAAAAGAGGAGCAACTATATCACGTGAATCTCCTGAAACGGTGGGTCGGGACGAGGACCCAACTGGCCGCCCTAGCCACCACCACTCCCGTGGTTGTAGACGTTAACCCCCACCTGTCGGCTGCCCAGAAGACGGAGCTGCAACACCTGGTCGGTCAATTCTCCGACGTGTTCTCTCCACTCCCCGGGCGGACCCATGTCCTTCAGCATGACATCCGCACACCACCCGGCACCATCGTCCGGCAGCGGCCCTATCGAGTGCCAGAGGCTCGGCGACACGCCATTGAAGAGGAAGTGCAGGAGATGCTGAAGTTAGGAGTAATCGAGCCCTCGCGCAGCCCCTGGTCCAGCCCCATCGTTATGGTCCCGAAACAGGATGGCACCCTCCGCTTTTGTAATGACTTCCGCCGCCTAAACGAGGTCTCCGAATTTGATGGGTATCCCATGCCGCGGGTGGACGAACTCCTGGATCGGCTGGGGAGGGCCCGATATATCTCCACCCTGGATCTCACCAAAGGTTACTGGCAAGTGCCCCTGTCGGATGACGCCAAACCGAAGACCGCCTTCTCCACCCCCAGTGGGCACTGGCAGTATCGGGTCCTCCCCTTCGGCCTGCATGGGGCCCCAGCCACCTTCCAAAGGCTAATGGACATCTTGCTGAGGCCCCATCAACCCTACGCCGCGGCCTACCTGGATGACGTCATAGTCCATTCGGAGACCTGGGAGGACCACCTAGAGCGGCTGCGGAGGGTGCTCATGGAGCTGCGCAGGGCGGGACTAACCGCCAATCCCCGGAAATGCCACCTCGCCCTCGATGAAGCCAAGTACCTGGGCTACCAGGTGGGCCGGGGACTTATCAAACCTCAAGAGAAGAAGGTAGCGATTCTCTCGGCCCCACGGCCCACCTCCAAGACCCAGGTACGTGCCTTTTTGGGATTGGCGGGATACTATCGGTGTTTCATCCCTAACTTCTCCTTCTTAGCCGCAcccctgacagacctgaccAGGAAGGGGCAGCCAGAGAAGGTCGCCTGGGGACACACCGAAGAGGAGGCGTTTAAGAAGGTGAAGGAGGCTCTCACCGCGGCGCCGGTGCTCCGAGCCCCGGACTTTAACTGCCCCTTCCTGCTGCAAACAGACGCCTCCGACACCGGGTTGGGAGCCGTCCTATCCCAGGTACAGGACGGTGAGGAACACCCGGTGATTTACATCAGCCGAAAGCTGACCCCCACGGAGCAACGGTACGCCGCCGTGGAAAAGGAAGCATTGGCCGTCaagtgggcagtcctggagctcAGGTATTACCTACTCGGCCGGAAGTTTACGCTCTTCACCGATCACGCCCCTCTCCAATGGATGGCATGGGCCAAGGAGACGAATGCGAGGGTCACCCGCTGGTTCCTGGCGCTCCAGGACTTCCACTTCACCGTACAACATCGGGCGGGGACGGCCAACGCCAACGCCGACGGACTTTCCCGGATCTGGTCAGCTTTCGCAG ACAGCAGCGTCTGA